In one window of Candidatus Latescibacterota bacterium DNA:
- a CDS encoding glycosyltransferase family 4 protein, producing the protein MNILCVTNLFPDRSRPEFAPFNRQQLIYLSAIHNVHVISPVPWPHRLKLALKGERPIPLEECSGMGVDYPIFYYTPKVMRDMYWRFYYNSIKLVFSRAVHRFKPDIIYATWAYPDSRAAVELAAEHGLPVVCRIHGSDINDYIRFPGRKHLILEAMSKADGIISVNEDLAGRLRYEDIEPGKIHVVYNGIDRSIFMPVDRSECREELGLDREMKMILFAGNLKQVKGIDVLLEALEKIEMRDWQLHILGRGPEKVHLEKMASRPPLSGKVFFHGSVPHNDMVKWFNASDVFCLPSLHEGTPNVILESLACSIPVVCSDTGGIPEIVTGDSGILFEVGNSRTLSESLVKALTREWDRSSIDCPAETWTKNAQRVTDVFDITIRSFKRNASGTHHAHSS; encoded by the coding sequence ATGAATATCTTATGCGTGACAAATCTCTTTCCGGACAGGTCGAGACCCGAATTCGCGCCTTTCAACAGACAACAGTTGATATATCTATCTGCCATTCACAATGTTCATGTCATCTCGCCCGTACCCTGGCCGCACAGACTCAAGCTGGCACTTAAGGGAGAAAGGCCCATTCCTCTCGAAGAGTGTTCGGGCATGGGAGTTGACTATCCCATTTTCTACTATACTCCCAAGGTGATGCGCGACATGTACTGGCGTTTTTACTACAACTCGATAAAATTGGTCTTTTCGCGCGCGGTCCACCGATTCAAACCCGATATCATTTACGCGACATGGGCATACCCGGACAGCCGTGCGGCTGTCGAACTTGCTGCTGAACACGGCCTGCCCGTAGTCTGCCGGATACATGGAAGCGATATTAACGATTACATACGCTTTCCCGGTAGAAAACACCTTATCCTTGAGGCGATGTCGAAGGCCGATGGCATAATCTCGGTCAACGAGGATCTGGCAGGGAGACTCAGATACGAAGATATCGAACCGGGGAAGATACACGTAGTATATAACGGAATAGACCGCTCGATATTCATGCCTGTGGACAGATCGGAATGCCGGGAAGAACTCGGGCTCGATAGAGAGATGAAAATGATTCTCTTTGCAGGCAACCTCAAACAGGTCAAGGGCATAGACGTGTTACTGGAAGCCCTGGAGAAAATCGAAATGAGAGACTGGCAGCTGCATATCCTCGGGAGGGGCCCCGAAAAGGTCCACCTGGAAAAGATGGCTTCCAGGCCCCCTCTTTCAGGAAAGGTCTTCTTCCACGGCTCAGTACCACACAACGATATGGTCAAATGGTTCAATGCCAGTGACGTCTTCTGCCTTCCGAGCCTGCACGAGGGGACACCGAACGTCATCCTGGAATCACTTGCCTGCAGTATTCCGGTCGTCTGTTCAGATACCGGAGGTATCCCCGAGATCGTTACCGGGGATTCGGGAATCCTGTTTGAAGTCGGCAACTCCCGTACACTCAGCGAATCTCTGGTCAAGGCCCTCACAAGGGAGTGGGACCGATCTTCCATCGATTGCCCCGCCGAGACCTGGACAAAGAACGCACAGCGTGTCACTGATGTTTTCGATATCACGATACGATCGTTCAAGCGTAATGCCTCTGGCACACACCATGCTCATTCTTCCTGA